Part of the Buchnera aphidicola (Mindarus keteleerifoliae) genome, GATGCTCAAAATTGGGCGAAAAAAATGCTTAGAATGTATCTAAAATGGTTAGATCAGAAAAAATTTAAAGTTGAAATTATTCACGAATCTATAAGTGAAATTTCAGGAATAAAATCAGTCACTGCTCGTGTTATAGGATCTTATGCTTTTGGATGGCTAAGAACAGAAACTGGGATTCACAGATTAGTGAGAAAAAGTCCTTTTAATTCTGGAAGTAAGAGACATACTTCTTTTGTTTCAGTTTTTGTATATCCTGAAGTTAAAGAATCAACAAATATTGAAATAAAAAATTCTGACTTAAGAATAGATGTATATAGATCTTCAGGAGCAGGAGGTCAACATGTTAACAGAACTGAATCTGCTGTAAGAATTACTCATATTCCTACGGGAGTTACAACTCAATGTCAAAATAACAGATCACAACATAAAAATAAAGAAATTGCTCTTAAACAAATTAAAAGCAAACTCTATCAATTAGAATTAAAAAGAAAAAACAAAAATAAAAAAAATATTGAAAAAAATAAATCAAATATTGCGTGGGGAAATCAAATACGATCTTATATATTAGATGATTCTAGAATTAAAGATCTAAGAACAAAAGTAGAAACAAGAAATATTCAGAACGTACTAAATGGAGAATTAGATCAATTCATCGAAAGTAGCTTAAAACTTGGTATATAGAGGAAAAAATGAATTATCAAGAAAAGAAAAATATTTCTGAAACTAAAACAAAAATTGACCAAAAAAAAATTAGAAGAAAAAAGCTAGATTTTATATGTTCTAAAGGGTTTAATTTTCCTAATAAATTTAAACCAACTATTTCAGTTAAAAAAATAATTGAAAATTATAATAATATAGAAAGCGTAAAGTTAAAAGAAAATAATGTAGCTGTTAAAGTTGCTGGAAGAATTATCAGACAAAGATTTATGGGCAAGGCAGCATTTATTGTACTTAAACAAGGTTATATGGAAATTCAAATATATATAACACAACAAATAATTTTATCTAATAAATACATTGATAAATTTAAAGATTTAGATCTAGGTGATATCATAGGAGTAAAGGGAATATTATTTAGAACTAAAACTAAAGAATTGTCTATTTATTGCAAAGATATTGAATTATTAACTAAATCATTACGTCCTTTTCCTAATAAATACCATGGGTTACTAGATCAAGAAACACGTTATAGAAAAAGATATTTAGATTTAATTAGTAATAAAAAAATTTTTACTATTTTTGAAACTCGTTCAAACATTATAAGTAAAATTCGTAGTTTTATGAAAAAAAACAAATTCTTAGAAGTAGAGACCCCTATGATACAAACTATTCCTGGAGGAGCAGATGCCCGTCCTTTTATAACTCATCACAACACTTTAAACATGAATATGTACTTAAGAATTTCTCCAGAACTATATTTAAAAAGACTAATTGTAGGGGGGTTTAACAGAATTTTCGAAATAAATAAAAATTTTCGGAACGAAGGAATTTCTAATAGACACAGTCCAGAATTTACTATGATGGAATTATATTCTTGTTTTGATACTTATAAAGAGATGATGATCATCATTGAACAACTAATAAAAGAATTAGTTTGTAAAATATCCAAAAAAAAAATTATTACTTATGGAAAAAATGAAATAAATTTCAAAACACCATATAAAAAAATTAGTATTAAAAATGCAATTCTTAAATATAATCCTAATATTAATTCTTCAGATTTAGAATCACTTTCTTCAATAAAAAAAATTTCAAAAAAGTTAAATATAGAAATGAAAGAAGACTGGATGATTGGGAAATTTATCATTGAAATTTTTGAAAAAACTGTAGAAAAAAAAATAATTCAACCTACTTTTATAACAGAATATCCTATTGAAGTTTCATTATTAGCAAGAAAAAAAAATTCTAATAAAAACATTGCTGAAAGATTCGAATTTTTTATTGCAGGCTATGAAATAGCTAACGGTTTTTCTGAACTTAATGATGCTATAGATCAAAAAAAAAGATTTAAACAACAAATAAACAAAAAAAATATAGATAAATCAAACATTTTTTTTTATGATGAAGATTATATTAAAGCTTTAGAATATGGTTTACCTCCAACAGCTGGACTAGGACTTGGAATAGACCGCTTAATAATGTTATTAACCAATCAAAAAAATATTCGAGATGTAATTTTATTTCCTATATTAAAAAATATATCAGAAAAAAAATAATTTTGTAAAAAAATATTTTTAATTTCTTAATTAAAATTTTGTTCACAATTAAATTAACTGAGGAAAAATA contains:
- the lysS gene encoding lysine--tRNA ligase — its product is MNYQEKKNISETKTKIDQKKIRRKKLDFICSKGFNFPNKFKPTISVKKIIENYNNIESVKLKENNVAVKVAGRIIRQRFMGKAAFIVLKQGYMEIQIYITQQIILSNKYIDKFKDLDLGDIIGVKGILFRTKTKELSIYCKDIELLTKSLRPFPNKYHGLLDQETRYRKRYLDLISNKKIFTIFETRSNIISKIRSFMKKNKFLEVETPMIQTIPGGADARPFITHHNTLNMNMYLRISPELYLKRLIVGGFNRIFEINKNFRNEGISNRHSPEFTMMELYSCFDTYKEMMIIIEQLIKELVCKISKKKIITYGKNEINFKTPYKKISIKNAILKYNPNINSSDLESLSSIKKISKKLNIEMKEDWMIGKFIIEIFEKTVEKKIIQPTFITEYPIEVSLLARKKNSNKNIAERFEFFIAGYEIANGFSELNDAIDQKKRFKQQINKKNIDKSNIFFYDEDYIKALEYGLPPTAGLGLGIDRLIMLLTNQKNIRDVILFPILKNISEKK
- the prfB gene encoding peptide chain release factor 2 (programmed frameshift), with protein sequence MFEITMIKNQIKNCEKKINILGGFFDYDKKRNLMKQIDLQLNDPTIWNNPKKINKINKEKAILKKDLFKIDKIVTTMEIIKKKFRLNLKKKNRNFEKLLSILNELKIMIKKMEIYFYFSKLEDSYNCYIDIQAGSGGIDAQNWAKKMLRMYLKWLDQKKFKVEIIHESISEISGIKSVTARVIGSYAFGWLRTETGIHRLVRKSPFNSGSKRHTSFVSVFVYPEVKESTNIEIKNSDLRIDVYRSSGAGGQHVNRTESAVRITHIPTGVTTQCQNNRSQHKNKEIALKQIKSKLYQLELKRKNKNKKNIEKNKSNIAWGNQIRSYILDDSRIKDLRTKVETRNIQNVLNGELDQFIESSLKLGI